The Primulina huaijiensis isolate GDHJ02 chromosome 6, ASM1229523v2, whole genome shotgun sequence genomic sequence TTTACAAATTATTTGTTATTGATTAATCATATATTACAAAGAATATCTTTGAATTAAATTACatctcttttattttaattattctttTATTACCCTTAAGTGTAACTTCAGTGTACATCTAAGCATGACTCATATACTAATTACTAGCGACATAATACAATTACCGTatgaatttttttgataaaataataacgtATAAAAAAAAGCaactattttcttaaattcatataataaatatatgaaaatcaaaatcttttatttttatctaaatggtaaaaaaattaacaaattttgaaaaattaacaaGTGTTGCATTAAATAGATAAAAGAGGGTAAAAATCTAATATGTGTTCCTTGATATGTACCATGTAATACAGAAAAATACATTTTAGAAAAAAGATTATTTGTGACATATACCAAAGATACCTATCCAATAATTTTGCTTAAGAATCGTGATAGAaatcaatataattttgatttactGGTTTCAAAACAATTAcataaaaacttttgtgagaccgCGACCTACTAAATCAATTGACGGTGAGAAGCCACTGATAAGAAATTAATCCAAAAATTTGTATAAACAAGGATACAAATACAAATTTAATGAAGGAATTCAAATCCTTATAAGCTACATAAATCATCAACTAGTTGCACGCAAACAAGAACGTACAACGTTGCCAACGACGAAATATATACCTCGAtataacataattaacaaaCTAGAATAATCTAAAGCCAAAATGGGAGTCAAATAATGCATCCTAAGTTCTCATGCAAGACCCTTTTGCTTCACACATTCTTGGAAGTAGTCGAACATGCCCTCCAACGCCACGATCTCCTCCCGGACGTCGTCAGGAACATCGTCTCTGGAAGATAATGATATACGTTCCTTAAAACCTCGAACTTTCTCGAAGCTAGTGATAACTTTCGCTCCCATTTCATCGATGGTGTTGTGCATCACTATGTTCTCTTCATGTGCTTCTCTGAGCTTTCTTTTCATGGATCGGTATCCGTCTAGGGACTTCAAGAGTTGCTCCGAGAGTTCCTTGTTTCTCTCTTGCAACGCCACGTTCCCTTGTGACTCTCCTCTCCCCACACCATTGAACCTTTTGATCTCCTTATGCTCTGAGGCACATTCCCTTACTTTATCTAGCAATTTGTCGTTCTGCTTTTTGAGGCCATTAATGATATCCTCCATTTCGCTCAGTTCGTGAACCTTGAGTGAAAGCTGTGTGGCCATAATCTCCCTTTCTTTCCCTAAACTAGAGCACATAACACTCAGGCTCTTTTGTGTGGCTAAACATGAATTCAGTTCTCGTTTTAGCCTCTCTTTTTCGTCGTCCAGAGACTCGTTTCCGTTTTTCCGGTCCCTCGGGATGTTGTTCCGCCTCAGATCAGTGTTGCAACGCCGAAGCTCCGCCTCTGATTTTTTGTTTCCAAAAGATTGGCATTTTTGGATTCTGCTTCTAACACTATCAATAATGGTCATCATAGTGGCCACCCTCAGCATTCTCCGGCTGTCGTTTTTGTCGTTATCGCAGGCATTTTTGTGATCTTGGATTAGTTTTAACAATAACTTCACGTTTGCTGCCACCCCTGAATAAAAAAATCGACATTTAGGAAGAATTTGGATGGCAATCTTGCAACATTTAAGGGACAAAAGACAAAGCTCAACGGTGTATGGATCTTTCTACCGAATGGACGAATAATTCATTCATGAAGATCGATGATTTAAGGTTTAAAACGTTGATCGTCCAACAGATTCACAATATCTTATGAtttatttcaaaacaaaaacataATTAACTGGTAACTAAATAGGATAATACTGAGATGCTCAGGTACCTTCTAGTGCAGAATCGTCATATTGTTGTTCCATGTTTAATGGCGGTGGAACTAACTCGGGTGACGAATTGGCACGAACCTTATTCATAATCTCCTTAAAAACAGTAACCCAGAAAGAAAATGGAGAATTCAAGAACAACTAATGGCTACTTTAATGTTTTACGTATAGATTTCCAAGAAACCGAGAATAAGCAAATATCGAGAAGAGGCCGAGTCAAATATTTgcttaaataatttgaaaattttgagagatCCAAAGAAGAGAGGTTGTTTTACATTTCCTCTCCTCCcttttttcttaatattatttgCCTTTTTGGTTTGTTgtaataacaacaacaataatgaTAATGTTGTCATTGTTTTGTGTTAGCTAATGAGAGGATTGTTCGCTGCGTGACAGTTATTTTTTGCGCAATTATTGGTAATGCCTGAATGTTTCTTTGGCTGTAGTTAGATTTGACATTGTGTGACAAAAAGTTGGCTGGCTGGCATAGGCCCAACTGCTCCACACCCACTTAATATTAATGAATGTTCCAATTTCggacatacacacacacacacacacacacattcctCCGATGGGTGAAACGAAAACAGCTTTTGATGTATTCTTTTTTTTCCCCCTTTTAGAAAACTAAATGTAACATTAACTATTTTTACTCGTTACATTCATGTTTTCACACTCAAAATTTCATCTATCTTCCCTCCTTTGATGGGGTTCTACAATGTCAACCAAGTGAACATATCAATGACAATGTCCAAATTTTGAATCACTTAGATATGCACAATCTCCATTCATGATACTGTCTTCGTAAAGAGGAAAATAAAATCTATGAATTTGGAATAAAACATTAATATCCAGGGAAAATTCCCCAGCAACTTTAAGTGATTCATCAAATTAAAAGAAACAAAAGACAAATGAAAAATCTGACTAAAAAGTAGAAAATCCAGGTTGCAGCTCCGTTATTCAATCCTTGAATTGACCCACTTTTTCAAAGTTCTCTCGAGGAAATTTCCTCTTTAACTTACTTACATGCCTGGTGTGGCAACTGGCAAGAGATATCATCATCCCTCAGTTTTCATAGACTATTGTTCTTAGCTTCGGAAGAGGTGATCAACATTTTGTTAAGTTTAAGCTTTCAGCAAGTTTAGCTATTTTTTACCATTGCgtaaaattcaataataattcaGCAATTTTCCCTATTTTTTCCAATTAAAACACAACAATCACCGACCGTCTATATTTATTCTATTACACGAATGCCAGAAAGATATTCTCCGCAAAATTCTGTGATTCTAAAAAGTACTACCAGAAGATTACAGTCAAGACATCACACTCTTGAAATGTTCATGAATGATTACAGGTAGGTTTAACACAAAATATATTCTTGGCAGGAAACATGGATTTAGAAAGTTCTAAGAGCAAGCAATTTGTCGCAAGCAAGGGTTCGTTGCAAGAGGAGAAAATGGTTAGAGCACTTGTAGTGGATGATGATTCAATCGTTCGAAAAATTCACATGAGGCTACTGAGGAAATTAGGACTGAAAACTGAAGCAGTGGAAAATGGCAAAGAAGCTGTTGATCTGTGTCAGTCTGGAAAAAGTTTTGACCTAGTTCTTATGGACATGGAGATGCCTATCATGGATGGGCCTACGGTCATACATAACTCTTCTAAACGTTTTGAGATTTGTCTTGATTATATGTTGATCAACTACTGAGTTAAAGTTAATCTCCCTGTGATTGACAGGCTACCAAGGAACTCCGAGCCATGGGGGTGACTAATATGATTGTTGGAGTAACTTCTTGCAGTATGGAATCAGAGACACAGGCATTTATTCGGGCTGGTGTCGATGGTTGTATCAAGAAACCTTTAAGCATTGATGCAGTTAACAATATGATGAATGACCTCGTCAAGAAACTCTAGACACTTATACAACTAATAACGGGGTAAACTATATCTTTCTGCAATAAAAGGATACTGAAGTTATGACTTtgcaaatataataaaaatcatgaaaagtAAACAGGCTAAGAAATCTTACCAAGAAATCCATGTTATACTTCATCAATCTAACTTTACTTATCAACTTAGACTTAGAAGAACAGAAATGAATGCCAAATGTAAAATTTACGAAGCACGAGTCAAatgaaattcaaatatcaaatacTTTAATTTCAAACAGAACATAGTGCAAAAGAGATTCATTCAGCCAACCTCAATTGGGTTGGGATGAAAGGTTGGAGACATGATGACGAGAAGCATGCATAAATCATAATACCTTGAACCGAGATTAatgcaaaacaaaaaaaaattttgagtgaGACTACTCTGTATGACCGTATCCATGAGAAGTAAATATCAGATCCTTCCAGAGGAAATCAATCAATATATAGATTATTAATTAGCTAGGAGAGATTTTCAATTCCTTGCATGTGTATCCTCCATTGGCGTAAGAAATTTATCCTTCAATTCAGAAAGTGGTgagaataataaaatttatcagttGGCATGAGTTGTGTTCCAATATTTGACAAAAATATCAATATCTAACTAGTTATTATGTTATCCTTCAATGGAGGTAACAAATAACAAGTAAACCCATCAAAGCTCTATCGGATTTTTGAATGAGTACAAATTGAAGTTGTCTTTTGTTTTAGATGTTCTGTAAAAATTAGGAAGAATGGAATCTAGCAGTATTATGCAGGGAGGTAGTAATAAGTTTATCCATTAGATCATGAAAGTTTTCTCTTTATATCATGAGAGAATGAAGAAAGGAAGAAACATCTCTCACCGtagaaattttaaatacatttcCTTAAGCTTTATAAGTCACGTCTTCTGTCTTACGATCATCGTACATAATCTGTGTTCATTACAACTGTGCCCAGAACTTCTGACATGCACAAATGAGCCAAGAAATGCCCAAGGaggatttgaaataaaaattaaacttcGGCTGGCACATTCATACAATCTGACTGCCCATGACAATGACAGGGTACAATTGGGCAAGacaataaaatcaaatactcaTACTTTCACATTACGCCAAATATACATCATCAGATCATCTCACTCATTTGCATGACACAGAGAAAATTGTTAAAGGTGAACAGCATTTGAGACcgataataaaatgaaaatatgacATCTACGGTCTCACAGTTGGGAAAAATCGTTAAAGATGAAACTAGGGGGCATATAATCTACCGTCCGTTATTTGAAACTCACTCCGTCACCTTTTATAACTTCACCAATGAGAAACGCTTTATTTGCACCATGTTCTGCCCCAAGTATCCTACGAGCGGCCTCCTGGTTGACAACCAGAACCATCCCAATCCCCATATTAAAAGTTCGTCTCATTTCAACATCTTCGATTTTCCCAGCCTggcaaatttatttttgaagcaTTATTAAAAGTACACTTCACTAAGGTTTCGTGAATGGAAAGAAATGATAGCGCATGCCATACAATAACACAGTGGAGAGTAGAAAACACAGAAACGTAAAACATGATCAGTCCCTAAATCAAGATTAAATCTGATATCACAAGTAAAgtctaaataaatattactcGTACCTCTTGGATCCATTTGAAAACAGGAGGGACAACCCAAGATTCCTTGTATATGGCAGCTCCCAATCCTTGCGGAAACACACGGGGTATATTATCAGTAAAACCACCACCGGTGATATGAGCTATCCCTTTCACACCACCTTTACTGATGATGTCAAGAACCTGTTCCAAAATGTAACAAACACTCAAGGCCATTGAGCAGAAGTTGCAGAACCAATGGTTTTAGGAATTACCTGCTTAACATAAATAACAGTAGGCGCCATTAGAGCTTCACCTAAAAGGATGGATGAACCTGGCAGGTTGTCCTTTAAAGAGAGGCCACTCCGCTCGAGAACCCTGAATTGACATGGCAGAATTTCCATTTAATCAGAGGAATGATAGTACAAGATATGGAGTAAATATTGACATTGAAATACTACAGAAACGATCAGATCCAATGAATCGTGCAGGAAGCAGATAGTTTTTCTATGACAAATATTAAGGACCAATTTCTTCGAAGGAAAAGTTAGACCTCCTGACAAGAGAAAATCCATTTGAATGAACTCCACTTGATGGTAGACCAATGAGGACATCACCAACCACTATGTTTTTCCCATCGATAACTGATTCCTTTTTAACAATGCCCACAGCAAAACCACTCAAATCATACTCACCTTCTGCATAGAAATCAGGCATCTCTGCTGTCTGAAATACAAAAGCAGTTCATCAAGTTTAGGTTGAACAAGTTTTGGTTAATCATAAATACCAGCAACACAACCTCAAGAGTCTCTCAACTTCATGCTAACTCGAGTGTGGCATCACAAATCCATGGCGAAGGATAATTGAGTTACTTAAATAAAAGGCGTAAGCACATAAAATTTTGGTGCAGATTAGATTAGATTAAATATCTTCCAACAGTGCGGCAAAACCAAGTTATCAACAATTTCgattaacaaatataaattcaaaatagCTCCATAATTGGCAAGACCAATGAAAAACTAAATCATGTTAAGGAAAAGAACAAGGGCCCAACATCCTAGATGCGCAATCCACTCGCACCATCACCAGAGCTGATATGAATGTTTATCAACACGAATTATCCCTGTAGCAAGCACACATGATTAAAGAGAAAGACAAGTACCTCTCCTCCAAGAAGAGCACAGTCAGATTGCTGGCAACCATCAACTATGCCTTTTATGACCTGAAAATTGTGTTTCCcataagaaaattaaaaaaaaaaaatctcacacATGAAAGATAAGGTTAGTCAAATCATACCTTTTCTGCGAGATCGACGTCAAGCCTGCTTGTAGCAAAGTAATCAAGGAAAAATAATGGCTTTGCACCGGAGGTGACTATGTCATTCACACTCATTGCCACCTAATAAATAGAAAATGGATGTTTATACCACAGGTAATGAAGCAAAATTATAAGAATACTTTTTATCTCAATGATACAAAAAAAGGGACAAAAGATAATGATACATAGAAATTATAGGTGGTACAAGAAAGTAAAGCTAGTCTACAAGAAAAATCTAATGAGCTATCAAgtacaaaaaaaaagaatgtcAAACTCAATATAGTTAGATACGATGAAAAAAATCTACGAGAACCGGTAAGATCcttaaaaaagaaatagaaaGTAAGAGGGAAAAATGGGGAAGAGTAGGGTTGCAGTACTTGTCGAGGGAGTGTTTTGTTCAACCTCAATTTACTTTATTCTGATTCACTGgcaccagtttgttttgaatttttacaCAAACATAGGCATATGGGCTCCACGAGAGACCGATTGATACTTACCAAATCAATACCAATAGTTTCGTGGATCCCAGTCTCAAAAGCAAGTTTCAGTTTTGTTCCAACGCCATCTGTACCAGCCACGAGATAGGAATCTCCTGCAAACAATAGAGACTCAACAGTAAGGGGAATGGGGAAGCAAGTTCATTTCTGTACTTACTAACtaaaattaatattagatgGACAAAAAATCTGTTGATGAATGAAAAAATTTCATCTTGAATCACACAGTAACAAACATATATTATTATGCAAAGGCATGGAACTCATATAGCAGAGTCATTTATCATGATTAATAAACAAGATCTTAACACTAGACCGCTTCGTGATATCATCATAACCAAGAAAGAGAAATAGAAAATCATACCCAATGGAAAGAGCCCTCCAAATCCTCCAATACCAGGAGCCATCTTTGCGATCCTTCGGACAAGCTCTGAACCAGCGTCTATGTCAACACCAGAAACCTTGTAGGTAAGTCCCTCGCCCTTATCCCCAGCAACAGCTTTTACATGATTTTTCATATGGCCGCTCGACATTGAATATACAACACTGTCTCTCCTACTACTTCTATCTCTGGCTTCTTTCTTGCATATATTGGACAATGGCAAAAAACTTTTAGTTGATTGACCACAACCAAACTCTCCTGCATGCGAATTTTGGTGCAAAAAATTCACAACACAGCGTGACACTTCTGCGTTTCCTCTACATGATGTATTCATacttttcttgaagaaattaacAAGTCCTTCAAGAACGAAATAAGAACGACAGTCGAGTCAGTTCGCAACCAAGATAATCAAGAAATAAATAAGTTAGCAATCCATGAATTCgttttcaagaaaataattaaagagtATATTTTACTCGTGGTGAGCTAAACCGGATTGGTTTGGTTTCTGCTCACCCTACAGTACAGTTTACCATTCAGTCAGCCCTTGTCACTGGACGACAAATATAAAGACACCATTATATTTGAATCGATATTTTTCGACTAACTATAAAAGTTATAAAGTGCATAGAATTGAAGAAAACCTTGAAACTTGGTCGACAGCGGAGCTCGAACTAGAGCGGCGGAGGTCGGAGCAGAGTGGCGCAGCTACGGAAAGAGACGAAAACTCGGACATTTGACGAGTCAAATTGTATGGATTACAATTCATGTGAATGATAAGTTTGGTCCAGTAATGAATTTTAACGTTCATTTGGGCCGGCCCAAATTTTACTCTTTTTTcacgttattttattttatattattttctcgaataaattatatatatatatatattttattgattaattaaaaaatatgccACGTATAAGCCAATTAATAAGCGTCGTTTAGAGCTGATGATTATTATCATCGTTattaacaaaatataatatttttttaatagttaAAACGATTAACTAATATTATTAAGATAGTatttataaatgtttaaaaaataatcatgaatttttattttgcaaccaaattttttctaatttataaAGGAAAAATCTATAATCAAGTTTTGTAAGTTTTTGTAAATACTACCTTAATGTGATGATGATATTAATggagaatatatataaaatgattaATATTCTCATTATTTGtcttttatttagaaaaaaatttaatgaaaaaaactTATCATCGTTTAAGTCAtataattgacaaaaacttgtgtgagacggtctcacgggtcgtatttgtgagacagatctcttacttggatcatccatgagcttggatcatccatgaaaaagtattactttttatgctaagagtattattttatattgtgaatattggtatggttcacccgtctcacagattaagatccgtgagacggtctcacatgagacccactccatATAATTTATATCAAAAGATTATCATTCCAATCGGGTTTGACTCGTTGGTTCAACTGGAGACCATCACAGATTGGTCTGGCCCacactcaaaaaaaaattttgtcgaTCAAATCGACAATGAATCGCTGAACCAGATATAATCTGTTTGGACCAATTAACTCTTTTTTTCTTAGAAcataattatttcttatatttatttattttttatatatgattattgaGATTTTGAATTTGATAAGATACTACCAGTAGtactataatttatttgattttttaatacatatatatatatatatataattatatttgatattatatatgttgttgtttttatttaaactttGGTAAATATATCTCAACCCAAAATTAGATTTTGAGATTTAAAGACAAATTACTCTAAAATAATTACAACGGAgcacaagttttttttaaaggtAGTTTCATGTGAAAGAGTCTCATAAATCTATATCCGTAAAAAGAATtgatcatattcatatttacaaaaaaaaaataacaaattcgacacaattttttttcatgaaccAAATCTAGTTAAAAATCCATTTAATAAAATTGATGATTGCTGGcctttttaaaagatttaatttatttttaccaatGAAAAGTGAAAAAGTAGCAAATGCCGATGATAGCCCAGGAATCATTGGCCGTGATCGTTTTGCTCTCAAATACCAACAAATTCCACATACGCCACAATAACACGGGTCGAGGTGGACGGATGGCATTTTACGTAAATTATATAGGCAATTGGGCCTATTTTTGTAACTCAGTGCATTAGTTCGCTCCCGCCTCTATTTGCCTCAATTCAACTCTATCCCCTTCTCTCAAAAACCCTAGAAACATAGTATCATCAAAACAAGTGGTGAATTTTCAGGGTTTCTGGTCCAAAGATTAAGCAAATTTACACAAAATTGCGAGTTTTTTTTTCCAACTCCACCTTTTTCTTCTACTTTAGCTCTGGGCTTCTTGCATGTGATTTATTGATATCCAAGTTAATGGTGGGTGCTTGAATTTATTGCATTTGTTTCAGCTGGATGAGTTTAGTGGATTTGACTTTTTTGACTAAAAGTTAGGTATACGTATGTGTTATGGAGAGTCAAGAGGTATTCAAAGATTTTGGTGTTTCGAACGAGGATCTTATTCTTTCATCTGAAAGTGGTGGTGGGTTGGAGCAAGTGAATGTGAAAAATGGGTTTGAACAGGAGAGCTGCGGAAATGGGTGTAAGCAATTAAGTGGGCTTGAGCAGGGGAGCTATGGGAATGGGATTTCGGATTTAACTGGGTTTGAAACAGGAAAAGGGAATTTAGCAGATGAGGTTCTGGAGGGTTTGGAGGAGTATTGGGAAGATATAAATGACCGGTTGATGATTTCACGAATGGTTAGTGATTCTGTTATTAAGGGGATGGTGACTGCAGTGGAGCAAGATGCTGCAGAAAGGGTCGCAACTAAAGAACTAGAAGTGGCCAATTTGAAGAAGTGCCTGCAATCCCGTGATGTCAATTCTAGCTCATTTGAAGCTAGTGAGAAGCTATCAAGTTCTATTGATGCATGTGTGAAGAACGATAAAATGTGCGAGGCTTTAAATGGTTTCAGGAATGCTGCAAAGGAGCAATTCATGCAGATTGAGAAGGAGATTAGTTGTATTAGAGGATATAATTCGATCAAGAAGAGTGGTTTGGATGTTGGGTTGATGGGGTTGGGTGGGATTTTACAGGAAAAGGAGTGTAAAAACTTTCAGGACATCAATCAGATTTTGAAGCAGCTGAAGACAAATGTAGACACTGTTTTCATACTGATCGATGATATTTTACAGTATTCGAAGATATCTCTTTGTGAGTGGCAGCAGGAGCGAGATGTATTAGGGCAACTAGAGGCTACAGTGATGCAAAGTGTAATTAAAAGTCTTCACGAGGAGTATAAGGAGAAGTTGTGGGAACAACATAATCGAGTTTATGGAAACTGTGATTGGAAACGGATTGAAAAGTTCAATGAGATATCTAGTTTACGAATTCAGCTAGATGCAATCGTGAAGTCTCTCTCAATCACAGAGACAGGGTTAGTTTCTCATGGATCTCATGATCTGGACCATTTGCACCGCAAAGCCTTCAGCAATCAAGTTAGCCTGGCAACATCTCTTAGTGAAGGGAATGGACAGCTTGAGGCATTTAAAGTTAACTTCCACGAGAGCTACGATTTTCAGCAGCTGAAGCATCTTTCTAAGGAAGACATGGTGAAGTATTTTAATGGCATCATAACTGGGATACGAAGGGATCATGAGTCTGCTATACAACAGAGAACTGAAGAATATTTTAGTTTAAAGCGAGATTATCTTAATGAAAGGAGATCATATGTGACTCACCGAAAAGATGAGGAATTTGACGTGCTTAGGAAAAAGATACCTGAAGTAATTACAAAATTGGACTGCTTTCTTTTAGAAAATAAGAAGTTTCCTGCAATGATAAATAATGCTGAAAGTGTGGTGAAATTGAAAGGTGAACTTGAAAGCCTTCATTCTGATAATTGTCAGCTCAGACACTCCCTTGCCAACAAGGAAAGTGAATTGAAGTGCCTGGAATTGCAGGTTGCAGACATTGCTGGGAAATTGATGCAGCAATCTTCAAATGAGGTAAATATGCTGAAGCTTGTTGCAAGTCTGAAGTCATCAGTGGAAGATTTATGTGTGGAAGCTTCGCTAGCCGAAGAAGTCCATAAATGTGCCATGAAACAGCTGATTGGACATATTAGAAGCAACTCTGAAAATTCGATTATGGAGCTTGCTGTAATGCGAAAAGTTTACGATAATCTTCTCATCGAAGCTTCTCTTCCTACTGAAACTTCTAGTAGATGTGAACTTGATGATTCAGATATTGAACCACTGATACTGCAAGAATTGAGTGGAATGTTATTCAAGGATGCGGTTAAGGATGCCATGGAAAGACTCAAAGACCTGTATCAAGAATTGTCATCTGAGAAGGAAATTAGAAATTCTCTACAAATAAATGTTCTTCAAATGGAAAGTGAAGTAAAATGGGAGGTTGAcgaaaaggaaaaattaaagGAGCACATACTAAATTTGGACAAAGAAATGGAACGTAGGAAAAAGTCAGAGATGGACTTGTCGATTTTGTTGTCAAAAGAAAGGGAGCAGTTTGAGCTAGCCTTGCAAGAGGTAAGAAAGCTAAAAGAACGTATAGATCAACAGCCAATATTGGAAAATGCTAGCAACAATGTGAAGGCTCAGCTTATGGAGGCAATGCAGAAGATTGATCTTGATAAAGCTGAAATACACAATCTGACACTAAAGCTCGACCAAACAAAAAAGGATTTAACAGAAGCCATAGAAATTAGAAACACAGCCCTTGCTCTTGCTCAAGAAAGGCATGATATGTTAATTTTGAGGGAAGCTAGTGGGGAGAAACAAAATAAGGTAATTGAAGCTGCAACTGTTGTCGTAAATGGAATGTCCAAAAAGCTTGATGATTTTGAATGCAGAATATTGGGGATGATAAAAAAGAACAATTTAAGGtacattgaaaatatttttcttaaattccTTATAAGCTAAGCATATGGATTTGTTGGTTTCTTAGCTTTTAAGTCGaggagaaatttttatttttggtttca encodes the following:
- the LOC140978222 gene encoding phosphoribosylformylglycinamidine cyclo-ligase, chloroplastic/mitochondrial, coding for MNTSCRGNAEVSRCVVNFLHQNSHAGEFGCGQSTKSFLPLSNICKKEARDRSSRRDSVVYSMSSGHMKNHVKAVAGDKGEGLTYKVSGVDIDAGSELVRRIAKMAPGIGGFGGLFPLGDSYLVAGTDGVGTKLKLAFETGIHETIGIDLVAMSVNDIVTSGAKPLFFLDYFATSRLDVDLAEKVIKGIVDGCQQSDCALLGGETAEMPDFYAEGEYDLSGFAVGIVKKESVIDGKNIVVGDVLIGLPSSGVHSNGFSLVRRVLERSGLSLKDNLPGSSILLGEALMAPTVIYVKQVLDIISKGGVKGIAHITGGGFTDNIPRVFPQGLGAAIYKESWVVPPVFKWIQEAGKIEDVEMRRTFNMGIGMVLVVNQEAARRILGAEHGANKAFLIGEVIKGDGVSFK
- the LOC140978221 gene encoding uncharacterized protein, which codes for MNKVRANSSPELVPPPLNMEQQYDDSALEGVAANVKLLLKLIQDHKNACDNDKNDSRRMLRVATMMTIIDSVRSRIQKCQSFGNKKSEAELRRCNTDLRRNNIPRDRKNGNESLDDEKERLKRELNSCLATQKSLSVMCSSLGKEREIMATQLSLKVHELSEMEDIINGLKKQNDKLLDKVRECASEHKEIKRFNGVGRGESQGNVALQERNKELSEQLLKSLDGYRSMKRKLREAHEENIVMHNTIDEMGAKVITSFEKVRGFKERISLSSRDDVPDDVREEIVALEGMFDYFQECVKQKGLA
- the LOC140978223 gene encoding two-component response regulator 24-like — encoded protein: MDLESSKSKQFVASKGSLQEEKMVRALVVDDDSIVRKIHMRLLRKLGLKTEAVENGKEAVDLCQSGKSFDLVLMDMEMPIMDGPTATKELRAMGVTNMIVGVTSCSMESETQAFIRAGVDGCIKKPLSIDAVNNMMNDLVKKL
- the LOC140978225 gene encoding WPP domain-associated protein-like, with protein sequence MESQEVFKDFGVSNEDLILSSESGGGLEQVNVKNGFEQESCGNGCKQLSGLEQGSYGNGISDLTGFETGKGNLADEVLEGLEEYWEDINDRLMISRMVSDSVIKGMVTAVEQDAAERVATKELEVANLKKCLQSRDVNSSSFEASEKLSSSIDACVKNDKMCEALNGFRNAAKEQFMQIEKEISCIRGYNSIKKSGLDVGLMGLGGILQEKECKNFQDINQILKQLKTNVDTVFILIDDILQYSKISLCEWQQERDVLGQLEATVMQSVIKSLHEEYKEKLWEQHNRVYGNCDWKRIEKFNEISSLRIQLDAIVKSLSITETGLVSHGSHDLDHLHRKAFSNQVSLATSLSEGNGQLEAFKVNFHESYDFQQLKHLSKEDMVKYFNGIITGIRRDHESAIQQRTEEYFSLKRDYLNERRSYVTHRKDEEFDVLRKKIPEVITKLDCFLLENKKFPAMINNAESVVKLKGELESLHSDNCQLRHSLANKESELKCLELQVADIAGKLMQQSSNEVNMLKLVASLKSSVEDLCVEASLAEEVHKCAMKQLIGHIRSNSENSIMELAVMRKVYDNLLIEASLPTETSSRCELDDSDIEPLILQELSGMLFKDAVKDAMERLKDLYQELSSEKEIRNSLQINVLQMESEVKWEVDEKEKLKEHILNLDKEMERRKKSEMDLSILLSKEREQFELALQEVRKLKERIDQQPILENASNNVKAQLMEAMQKIDLDKAEIHNLTLKLDQTKKDLTEAIEIRNTALALAQERHDMLILREASGEKQNKVIEAATVVVNGMSKKLDDFECRILGMIKKNNLRLEDVSSHLRSLTKIADEFRRSGLTYRYNLERRCSDLQKAEAEVDLLGDEVDALLSLLEKIYNALDHYSPILKHYPGIIEILELLRRELSGESIKQL